The nucleotide window GCCAGCTGTCGAGCCGGGTCCCGCCAACGACGCTGCTGACCGGACCGCCGTCGTTGATCCGCTCGCCGTAGCGCGGAGCCCGCCCATTGCCGCGGCGCCTCCTCCAATCGCAACAGCGGCGGCGCCTGCCAGCGTTCCGGCCGCAGCACCCGCACCCAGTTGAGGCGCACCCGAAACAAGACCTGCGGCAATGCCCGGACCAAAGATTCCAAGTCCAAACAGAGACAGGGCCGCAAGCAGAAGGCTCATGGCCGACGCAATGTCGATGGGCCGTGTCAGGGTGCTCGCGAGTTGACCGAAAATGGTCGAACCGATGCCGATGATGATTGCCAGCACCATCACCTTCACGCCAGAGGCAACGACGTTGCCGAGCGTCTTCTCGGCCAGAAAAGCGGTTTTGCCCCATAGCGCGAACGGCACCAAAATGAAGCTCGCAAGCGTGGTCAGCTTGAACTCGATCAGGGTAACGAAGAGCTGCACCGAGAGCACAAAGAACGCCAGCACGATCAGGATCCAGCAAAACAACAGGATCAGGATCGTTGGCAAATTGGTCAGCACATCGAAGCCGGAGAACTGGCTTGTCTCCTCCAGAAGCGGATGCGCCGCAGTAAATCCGGCGGAAGCGACAAATCCCGGCCGGGTCAGGTCGGCGGCACTAAGGGTGCCGCCGGATGCCTTCAGGCCAATGCTCGAGAACGAGCTGAAGATGATATCAGCGAGGCTTTTGAAGTTGACAATAATGAAGGCGAACGCGCCAACATAGAGCACCTTCTTGGCTAGCGTCACCAGGATCTGGTCGTCGGCCCGCACGCTCCAAGCAAGTCCTGCAAGCGTGATATCGATGACGACGAGCGTCGAACTCAGGAACGAGACCTCGCCGGACAGAAGGCCAAAGCCCGAGTCAATGTACCTCGAGAAGGTTTCGGTGAAGCGATCGATGACGGAGAGATCAGCCATGGCGCCCTCTCCTATCTGCGGCGGGCGTAGGCTTGGCCATCGCCGATGAAGCGGATGAAGCGCTCCCGGGCGGCCGCAACGGAAGCCTGCTGCTCGGCGGCTCTTAACGTGTCCGCGCGTGCCTGGGTTGCCAGCAGAGCCTGCGTCTGCAACGACTGCTTGATCTGCAAGGCGAGCAGTTCATTGCCCGACTGCTGGGCTTGCAGCGAGCCGATCGCTCCCGATGAGCTTGCCATTAACGTGCGAAGCGTCTGGCCATCCTGGCCCAGGGTACTGACGATCGCCGATTGAAGCGTGAGCGCCTGTTGCAGTCCCTCATAGCTGTTGTCCCAGCGTGTGGTGGCGTCCTGCACCATCTTGTCGGACGACGTGGCCGCCCCATACTGGCGAGGATACAATCGTGCAAAATCCTGCTGGGTTCGTTGAACATCGAATGAGATGCCCTTCGCCTGAGCAATCAGGCTGTTCATCTGACTGATCGTCGAAGCGAGCTGACCGACCACGCTCGTTGGGAGAGCGGCAAGGTGTTTGGCCTGATTGAGAAGTGACTGAGCCTGATTTTGCAGGCTCCTGACTTGGTTGTTGATTTGCTCAAGCGCTCGTGCGGCAGTCAGAAGGTTCTGACTGTAGTTCGATGGATCGAACACGATGACTTGCGCTCCAAGCCGCCGCGATCCGTTCACGGCGATGATGAGAGATAGAACTATTGTTACTGCTGCTCCTATGGTCGTGTTGGAGCATAGGCGGCAGATGCCCTTGAGCATGAGTTACTCCGAAGGTTGAGATTGAGCTTAGGCCTTGTGAGCCTGTTCGAAGGTACTGATCAGGTTCGCCGCCCAGTGCAGGTCTCGTTCAGCGAGATAGCGCTCGGCAAAATGATGGTGGCCCGACCGGGCCAGGACCGTTTCGATGCTGCGCTGATCCTCCGCCGAGGATGCTCCGACGAGCGCAAGTGCGACTGGCCCAAGGCCAAGCTCGAACAAGCGATTTCCGGCGCGCGACTGCAGATAATAGTCGCGCTTGGGAAAGGCCTCCGCGATCAGGCCGACTTGCGTGCAATTTAAGCCAAACCGCCGATAGGTTTCGGTCTGGGTCGCCTCAAGCGCGCGTGGGTTCGGCAGGAATATCCGGGTAGGACAGGACTCGATAATCGCCGGCGCAATCTGGCTGTCGGCGATGTCGGCAAGCGACTGTGTCGCAAAGATCACCGCTACGTTCTTCTTGCGCAGCGTCTTCAACCATTCACGGATCCGGCTCGCGAACAGCGGATCGTCCAGAAAGACCCAGGCTTCATCGAGCACCAGCAAGGTTGGGCGGCCGTCAAAGCGCGCCTCCAGAGTATGGAAGAGATAGGTGAGAACGGGTGCGACCAAGCCGGGCAGCGCCATCAGTTCCTCCAT belongs to Bradyrhizobium icense and includes:
- the trbL gene encoding P-type conjugative transfer protein TrbL, giving the protein MADLSVIDRFTETFSRYIDSGFGLLSGEVSFLSSTLVVIDITLAGLAWSVRADDQILVTLAKKVLYVGAFAFIIVNFKSLADIIFSSFSSIGLKASGGTLSAADLTRPGFVASAGFTAAHPLLEETSQFSGFDVLTNLPTILILLFCWILIVLAFFVLSVQLFVTLIEFKLTTLASFILVPFALWGKTAFLAEKTLGNVVASGVKVMVLAIIIGIGSTIFGQLASTLTRPIDIASAMSLLLAALSLFGLGIFGPGIAAGLVSGAPQLGAGAAAGTLAGAAAVAIGGGAAAMGGLRATASGSTTAVRSAASLAGPGSTAGSAARGSAVDQLSSPSGGGAGGGAAASSAQPSASTGRQRASEAARVAAHTLKDGDKGGHSSGPKLGED
- the trbJ gene encoding P-type conjugative transfer protein TrbJ, which encodes MLKGICRLCSNTTIGAAVTIVLSLIIAVNGSRRLGAQVIVFDPSNYSQNLLTAARALEQINNQVRSLQNQAQSLLNQAKHLAALPTSVVGQLASTISQMNSLIAQAKGISFDVQRTQQDFARLYPRQYGAATSSDKMVQDATTRWDNSYEGLQQALTLQSAIVSTLGQDGQTLRTLMASSSGAIGSLQAQQSGNELLALQIKQSLQTQALLATQARADTLRAAEQQASVAAARERFIRFIGDGQAYARRR